TCTGGCACCCGGGCGGCCCGCTCAACGCGATCGCGCTGGAGACGGACGTCCACCCCGGCTTCCAGACCGACTGGCAGCAGCCGCTCGTCGTGGCCCTCACCCAGGCCTCCGGCCTGTCGATCGTCCACGAGACGGTCTACGAGTCCCGGCTCGGCTTCACCTCGGCGCTCAACCAGATGGGTGCTCACATCCAGCTGTACCGCGAGTGCCTGGGCGGCTCGGCCTGCCGCTTCGGCCAGCGCAACTTCCTGCACTCGGCGGTCGTCTCCGGACCCACCAAGCTGCAGGGCGCCGACCTGGTCATCCCCGACCTGCGCGGCGGGTTCTCGTACCTCATCGCGGCGCTGGCCGCCGAGGGCACCTCGCGCGTGCACGGCATCGACCTCATCAACCGCGGCTACGAGAACTTCATGGAGAAGCTCGTGGAGCTCGGCGCGAAGGTCGAGCTGCCCGGCGGCGACCTCGTCTGACGCCGCACCCGCGTACGCGAAAGCCCCCCGGCCCCTCAAGGGCCGGGGGGCTTTCCCGTACTCCCGCCTGACACGCACTCACGCGCCCGCCTGCGCCCGCGCACACCCGACGGGGACGAGAGGGGCCGGGCGGGGTCCAACGGCGCCCTGACGGGCCCTCACGGGGCCTGCGGCGCCCGCCCAGGACCTCCACGCGCCCGGGCGCGCACCCGGCGCCGCGCGGCCCGGACAGGCCGAAGGGCGGCCACCCCGCCCGGGGGTGGCCGCCCTTCGGCGTTCTACGTATTACTGGGCACTGCTGGCGTTCCGAAGGCCTGCGCGGCCGTCGGCGCCGGGGGCAGGACTACTTGCCCTTGGCGGCTTCCTTGAGCTTGGAGCCCGCGGAGACCTTCACGCTGTAGCCGGCCGGGATCTGGATGGGGTCGCCGGTCTGCGGGTTGCGCGCGGTGCGAGCGGCACGGTGGGTGCGCTCGAAGGTCAGGAAGCCGGGGATGGTGACCTTCTCGTCGCCCTTGGCGACAATCTCGCCGACGGTCTCGGCGAGCGCGGCCAGAACGGCGTCGGCGTCCTTGCGGGTCACCTCG
Above is a genomic segment from Streptomyces sp. NBC_01233 containing:
- a CDS encoding HU family DNA-binding protein, encoding MNRSELVAALSERAEVTRKDADAVLAALAETVGEIVAKGDEKVTIPGFLTFERTHRAARTARNPQTGDPIQIPAGYSVKVSAGSKLKEAAKGK